A portion of the Paenibacillus marchantiae genome contains these proteins:
- the fabZ gene encoding 3-hydroxyacyl-ACP dehydratase FabZ, whose amino-acid sequence MLDINRIIELIPHRYPFLLVDRILEIVEGKKAVGIKNVTFNEPYFLGHFPDYPVMPGVLIVEALAQVGGIAMSNVESNNHKIGLLTGIDNCRFKKQVKPGDQLHLEFEVTRAKGQIVKGIGIAKVNNELVCEAEIMFAFNSIEAFN is encoded by the coding sequence ATGCTTGATATTAATCGAATTATAGAGCTTATTCCCCATAGATATCCCTTTCTTTTGGTCGATAGAATCTTAGAAATTGTTGAGGGAAAGAAAGCTGTTGGAATCAAAAATGTGACTTTCAATGAACCTTATTTCCTAGGTCACTTTCCCGATTATCCTGTCATGCCTGGAGTCTTGATTGTAGAAGCACTGGCACAGGTGGGTGGTATCGCTATGTCCAACGTAGAGAGTAATAACCATAAGATAGGGTTACTGACTGGTATTGATAATTGTCGGTTCAAAAAGCAAGTAAAACCAGGGGATCAACTCCATCTGGAATTCGAAGTGACCCGAGCCAAGGGACAGATTGTCAAAGGAATAGGCATCGCAAAGGTAAACAATGAATTGGTTTGTGAAGCAGAAATAATGTTTGCATTTAATTCTATTGAGGCATTCAACTAA